A genome region from Brassica oleracea var. oleracea cultivar TO1000 chromosome C2, BOL, whole genome shotgun sequence includes the following:
- the LOC106326338 gene encoding uncharacterized protein LOC106326338 — translation MSSCTNHFLRLHVLINILMSSLFNKITPITSSPLTLFNMKRPREEMKEEETDLSLATAAMAVATAAAVAEEEKLWCSGVVEEMTWGNVWLPFWDVEFVGRNYSLLFSDVAWDDDIWNLKNLTHFS, via the coding sequence ATGTCTTCTTGCACTAACCACTTCCTCCGCCTCCATGTCCTTATAAATATCCTCATGAGTTCACTCTTTAACAAGATCACGCCAATCACATCATCACCGCTAACACTTTTTAATATGAAGAGACCGAGAGAGGAGATGAAGGAAGAGGAGACTGACTTATCATTGGCTACCGCAGCCATGGCGGTTGCAACCGCAGCCGCGGTGGCTGAGGAGGAGAAATTGTGGTGCAGTGGAGTTGTGGAGGAGATGACGTGGGGCAACGTGTGGTTACCTTTTTGGGACGTTGAGTTTGTTGGAAGAAACTACAGTTTATTGTTCAGCGATGTTGCTTGGGATGATGATATTTGGAACCTCAAGAATCTAACTCATTTCTCATAG
- the LOC106319164 gene encoding zinc finger protein CONSTANS-LIKE 6-like has protein sequence MMKNLANVVGGKTARACDSCLKRRARWFCAADDAFLCHSCDGSVHSANPLARRHERVLLKSASPGKQRHDSSSPPHPPTWHQGFTRKARTPRGGKKSHTMIFHDLVPEMSSEDQSFEVEEQLIFEVPVLNPMCHEKCLNESVESKIELPLMSMCFKGSDEEDDNAESCLNGLFPTDTELAQFSADVEILLGGGTDREYNMEELGLGEMLKVEKEEVEEEEELATIEVCDLDVADEITPFVISFEYEYSQKTNLEEEDEKQDVENNMIDVGVNEMSCSIKEEKNEKVHMLRLDYESVISTWGGQGTPWTAREPPQIDLNMLCCPTDSMVESGGEAHHHNYVRGLGLHMGEAGREARVSRYREKRRTRLFSKKIRYEVRKLNAEKRPRMKGRFVKRSSIAAAH, from the exons ATGATGAAAAATTTGGCTAATGTGGTCGGAGGAAAGACGGCGAGGGCATGCGACAGCTGCCTGAAGAGGCGAGCACGTTGGTTTTGCGCAGCTGATGATGCTTTCCTTTGCCATTCTTGTGACGGTTCGGTCCACTCAGCCAACCCACTTGCCCGCAGGCACGAGAGGGTTCTCTTAAAATCGGCTAGCCCCGGAAAGCAACGCCACGACTCCTCCTCACCACCTCATCCACCCACATGGCATCAGGGCTTTACACGTAAAGCTCGGACGCCACGCGGGGGAAAGAAGAGCCACACAATGATTTTCCATGATCTTGTGCCGGAGATGAGCTCAGAGGATCAGAGCTTTGAGGTGGAAGAGCAGCTCATCTTTGAGGTGCCGGTGTTGAACCCAATGTGTCATGAAAAATGCCTTAACGAATCTGTGGAGTCAAAAATCGAGCTACCGTTGATGTCCATGTGTTTCAAGGGCAGCGACGAAGAAGATGACAACGCTGAAAGCTGTCTGAATGGTTTGTTCCCGACCGACACGGAACTGGCTCAGTTCTCAGCTGATGTGGAGATTCTCCTCGGTGGAGGGACGGATAGGGAATACAATATGGAAGAGCTAGGGTTAGGTGAGATGCTCAAGGTCGAAAAAGAGGAGGTGGAAGAAGAGGAAGAATTAGCCACAATAGAAGTGTGTGATCTAGATGTCGCTGATGAGATTACACCATTTGTAATAAGTTTTGAGTACGAGTACTCACAAAAAACGAATCTTGAAGAAGAAGATGAGAAACAAGATGTGGAGAATAATATGATAGACGTGGGAGTGAATGAGATGAGTTGTTCGATTAAGGAAGAGAAGAATGAGAAGGTTCATATGCTTAGGTTGGATTACGAGTCGGTGATTTCCACTTGGGGAGGTCAAGGAACACCATGGACCGCCCGGGAGCCACCTCAAATAGACCTCAACATGCTCTGTTGCCCAACCGATTCCATG GTTGAAAGTGGAGGAGAGGCTCATCATCACAACTACGTTCGCGGCCTAGGTTTACACATGGGAGAGGCTGGTAGAGAAGCAAGAGTTTCAAGATACCGGGAGAAAAGAAGGACAAGGTTGTTCTCCAAGAAGATAAGGTACGAGGTACGTAAATTGAATGCTGAGAAAAGGCCTCGAATGAAAGGAAGGTTCGTGAAGAGATCTTCAATTGCTGCTGCTCACTAA